Proteins from one Podospora pseudoanserina strain CBS 124.78 chromosome 1, whole genome shotgun sequence genomic window:
- a CDS encoding hypothetical protein (EggNog:ENOG503P418; COG:J), producing the protein MATPTNPSAFIQLAQSLPPRLKTFLARYPPLSILPLGAAHAPSKALTFYQRETPNPFLPRKHPVTGKWHDPKYSLRRQAELVKLAREHGVEELLPYTEKGTETRLAKRVEFGLRVKGTGLGEKVKGHKHERVLVAKMEKRRKAMLEMPGLIREWKKVGKRSWSKFPR; encoded by the exons ATGGcgacccccaccaacccctcagcCTTCATCCAACTAGCGCAATCCCTGCCCCCCCGCCTCAAGACCTTTCTGGCGCGCTACCCCCCCCtatccatcctccccctcggcGCGGCCCACGCTCCGAGCAAGGCCCTCACCTTTTACCAGCGCGAGACCCCCAACCCGTTCCTCCCGCGGAAGCACCCTGTGACCGGCAAATGGCACGACCCAAAATACTCCCTGCGCAGACAGGCTGAGCTTGTCAAGTTGGCGAGGGAGCACGGAGTGGAGGAGTTGCTGCCTTATACGGAGAAGGGGACGGAGACGAGACtggcgaagagggtggagtttgggttgagggtgaagggtACTGGTTTGGGTGAGAAGGTCAAGGGTCATAAGCATGAGAGGGTACTGGTTGCAAA gatggagaagaggaggaaggctaTGCTTGAGATGCCTGGGCTTATTAGAGAGTGGAAGAAG GTTGGGAAGCGCAGCTGGAGCAAGTTCCCCAGGTAA
- the PRP28 gene encoding mRNA splicing protein prp28 (BUSCO:EOG09261JWS; EggNog:ENOG503NW7E; COG:A) has protein sequence MASRREPPDLAALLRQKKAQEEAASKPRFISKKERERLAAEKKAKEEEELKRKETTLENGHSNGSSQPSRPRNEIPTGPKAMRTDDRGNRQGDRREGDRRDDDRGPHRTGAKRGAPMDDEGRRTKMEMNDEAELRAKYMGPVVNQSTFSAKKKRRRTAANKFNFDWDPDDDTSRPDDPIYKDRLEPVFKRGGEESTDELVRRKAEAIRRGDPETGEERARQLLEQHERAKQAAKRKALGSHWSEKRLEEMKERDWRIFKENFGIATKGGAIPNPMRSWEESNLPRRLLDIVHDVGYDEPSPIQRASIPIALQARDLIGVAVTGSGKTAAFLLPLLVYISELPPLNDVNKNDGPYALILAPTRELVQQIENEARKFATPLGFTVVSIVGGHSLEEQAYALRNGAEIIVATPGRLVDCLERRLLVFTQCCYIIMDEADRMIDQGFEEPLTKILDALPVTNEKPDTEEAENPQLMKKYLGGKDRYRQTMMYTATMPPLVERIAKKYLRRPAIVTIGNAGEAVDTVEQRVEFIAGEDKRKNRLREILNSGQFKPPIIVFVNIKRNCEMVAKDIKSWGFSTTTLHGSKTQEQREASLASVRNGQSSILVATDLAGRGIDVPDVSLVVNFNMPSSIESYTHRIGRTGRAGKSGVAITFLGNEDTEVMYDLKQIISKSSISKVPDELRRHEAAQSKPQRGQKKVEDSGGFGGKGGWQ, from the coding sequence ATGGCTTCACGACGAGAACCACCTGACCTGGCTGCCTTGCTACGGCAAAAGAAGGCCCAGGAGGAAGCCGCCTCAAAACCGCGATTTATCTCCAAGAAAGAACGCGAGCGCCTCGCCGCCGAAAAGAAGgccaaagaagaggaggaactgAAACGAAAAGAGACAACATTGGAAAATGGCCATTCCAATGGCAGTTCTCAGCCATCACGGCCTCGAAATGAAATTCCGACCGGCCCTAAGGCGATGCGAACGGACGACCGAGGAAACAGGCAAGGCGACAGACGAGAGGGCGACAGGCGAGATGATGACCGGGGCCCGCATCGCACCGGAGCAAAGCGCGGCGCCCCCATGGATGACGAAGGGCGGCGGACGAAGATGGAAATGAACGATGAGGCCGAGTTGCGCGCCAAATATATGGGACCCGTTGTCAACCAGTCTACCTTCTCGGctaagaagaagagaaggagaacgGCCGCGAATAAGTTCAACTTCGATTGGGACCCAGATGATGATACGAGCCGACCGGATGATCCTATCTACAAAGACCGTCTCGAACCAGTATTCAAGCGTGGGGGCGAAGAGTCGACCGACGAGCTCGTAAGAAGAAAGGCGGAGGCTATCCGGCGTGGAGATCCAGAAACGGGAGAGGAGCGTGCCAGACAGCTTCTCGAACAGCACGAGCGCGCCAAGCAAGCAGCTAAACGCAAGGCTTTGGGCTCACATTGGTCGGAGAAGAGactggaggagatgaaggagcgTGACTGGCGCATTTTCAAGGAGAATTTTGGCATTGCCACCAAGGGCGGTGCTATTCCGAACCCTATGCGTAGCTGGGAAGAGTCGAATCTGCCACGGAGGCTACTGGATATCGTTCACGATGTTGGCTACGACGAGCCATCGCCTATCCAAAGGGCGTCTATTCCTATTGCTCTCCAGGCCAGAGACTTGATCGGTGTGGCTGTTACCGGTTCCGGTAAAACAGCAGCTTTTttgctgccgttgttggtATACATTTCTGAGCTCCCGCCCTTGAACGATGTCAACAAGAACGACGGTCCATACGCCCTTATCCTTGCCCCGACGAGAGAATTGGTACAACAAATTGAGAACGAAGCTCGGAAGTTTGCCACGCCCCTCGGGTTCACTGTCGTTAGCATTGTTGGTGGTCACTCTCTGGAAGAACAAGCCTACGCTCTCCGCAACGGAGCAGAGATTATCGTTGCTACGCCAGGTCGTCTGGTCGACTGCCTTGAAAGACGACTTTTGGTCTTTACTCAGTGCTGCTACATCATCATGGATGAAGCCGATCGCATGATCGACCAAGGTTTCGAAGAACCCCTGACCAAGATTCTGGACGCACTCCCAGTCACCAACGAGAAGCCAGATACGGAAGAGGCCGAGAATCCCCAGCTCATGAAGAAATACCTGGGTGGAAAAGACCGTTACCGTCAGACGATGATGTACACAGCTACGATGCCTCCACTGGTGGAAAGGATCGCCAAAAAATACCTACGTCGCCCAGCCATCGTCACTATCGGCAACGCAGGCGAAGCCGTCGATACTGTTGAGCAACGCGTCGAGTTCATCGCCGGCGAAGACAAGAGGAAGAACAGACTTCGGGAGATTCTCAACTCGGGCCAGTTCAAGCCGCCCATCATTGTCTTTGTCAACATCAAGCGAAACTGCGAGATGGTCGCTAAGGATATCAAGTCTTGGGGCTTCTCCACGACGACACTTCACGGCAGCAAGACGCAGGAGCAGCGTGAGGCTTCGCTTGCGTCGGTGCGGAACGGCCAGTCGAGCATTTTGGTGGCGACAGATTTGGCCGGTCGTGGTATTGATGTGCCGGATGTGAGCTTGGTTGTCAACTTTAACATGCCGTCGAGCATTGAGAGCTACACGCATCGTATTGGTCGTACGGGTCGTGCGGGCAAGAGTGGTGTGGCTATTACGTTTTTGGGTAATGAGGATACGGAGGTGATGTATGACCTGAAGCAGATTATCTCCAAGTCGAGTATTTCTAAGGTGCCGGATGAGTTGAGGAGGCATGAGGCTGCGCAGAGTAAGCCACAGAGGgggcagaagaaggtggaggatagtggtgggtttggaggcAAGGGGGGATGGCAGTAG
- the ORT1 gene encoding mitochondrial ornithine carrier protein (COG:C; EggNog:ENOG503NV14), translating into MEPAVTLKPEVPPAPTSSSTTSPCITTPVILKPKTAVMEAVEDIVYGSVAGVVGKYIEYPFDTVKVRLQSQPDHLPLRYTGPLDCFRQALRSDGLLGLYRGISAPLVGAALENSSLFFWERIGRDLTYGFGLASHDKPLSLQTLWLTGGFAGAMTSFILTPVELVKCKIQVPDTGGKAAAPLKPIPVIRDIFRHQGISGFWHGQLGTLIREAGGCAAWFGSKETTTKLFRQWNESRATSPQHLEQIRAQDALPLWQQAVAGASAGMAYNFLFFPADTVKSRMQTTPIGEVGPKKTFMGETAALWKQAGLKGFYRGCGITVLRSVPSSAFIFMVFDGLKKYLPMQ; encoded by the exons ATGGAGCCAGCAGTCACACTTAAACCAGAGGTGCCTCCtgcaccaacctcatcatccaccacatccccctgCATCACCACACCAGTAATCCTCAAGCCCAAAACCGCCGTCATGGAGGCTGTTGAGGACATCGTCTACGGCTCA GTCGCTGGTGTAGTGGGCAAATACATCGAATACCCCTTCGACACAGTCAAAGTCCGcctccaatcccaacccgaccacctccccctccgctaCACCGGCCCCCTCGACTGCTTCCGCCAGGCCCTCCGCTCCGacggcctccttggcctctACCGCGGCATCTCGGCCCCCCTCGTCGGCGCCGCCCTCGAGAACTcgtccctcttcttctgggagCGCATCGGCCGCGACCTCACCTACGGCTTCGGCCTCGCCTCCCACGACAAGCCGCTGTCTCTCCAAACCCTCTGGCTCACGGGCGGCTTCGCCGGCGCCATGACCtccttcatcctcacccccgTCGAGCTGGTAAAGTGCAAAATCCAAGTCCCTGACACGGGCGGGAAGGCCGCCGCCCCCCTGAAGCCAATCCCCGTTATAAGGGACATCTTCCGCCACCAGGGCATCTCGGGCTTCTGGCACGGCCAGCTCGGCACCCTCATCCGCGAAGCAGGCGGCTGCGCGGCTTGGTTCGGCTCCAaggagaccaccaccaagctcttCCGTCAGTGGAACGAGAGCAGAGCCACTTCCCCGCAACATCTCGAGCAGATTAGAGCACAAGATGCCCTTCCCCTTTGGCAGCAGGCGGTAGCGGGCGCCTCGGCGGGCATGGCCTATaactttttgttttttccgGCAGACACGGTCAAGTCGAGGATGCAGACCACGCcgattggggaggtggggcCCAAGAAGACGTTTATGGGGGAGACGGCCGCGTTGTGGAAGCAGGCTGGTCTGAAGGGGTTCTACAGGGGGTGTGGGATCACGGTGTTGAGGTCGGTGCCGAGCTCGGCGTTTATCTTTatggtgtttgatgggttGAAGAAGTATTTGCCTATGCAATAG
- a CDS encoding hypothetical protein (COG:T; EggNog:ENOG503P2A5), whose product MVNQAKTSAPNLPLPQPTPPPPTPQVFGPVWTLLYGLMGYASHRAYSIGTSPLNLPGIISAARQGTTLYTIQLGLNLLWMPLFFGWNRPILATADVLALVGVNGYLAWLWGTKVDATAGWLLAPYVAWLSFATYLSAGTGYLNNWDLSGAYEKADGETKKKRS is encoded by the exons ATGGTCAACCAGGC CAAAACAAGTGCCCCGAAcctacctctccctcaaccaaccccccctccgcccaccccccaagTCTTCGGTCCAGTCTGGACCCTCCTCTACGGCCTAATGGGCTACGCCTCCCACCGCGCCTACAGCATcggcacctcccccctcaacctcccggGCATAATCTCGGCCGCCCGCCAAGGCACCACCCTCTACACGATCCAGCtcggcctcaacctcctctggATGCCTCTCTTCTTCGGCTGGAACCGtcccatcctcgccaccGCCGATGTGCTTGCTCTGGTGGGAGTGAATGGGTATCTGGCCTGGTTGTGGGGGACAAAGGTTGATGCGACGGCGGGGTGGTTGCTGGCGCCGTATGTGGCTTGGTTGAGCTTTGCTACTTATTTGAGCGCGGGGACGGGGTACTTGAACAATTGGGACTTGAGCGGGGCGTATGAGAAGGCGGATGgggagacgaagaagaagaggtctTAG
- a CDS encoding hypothetical protein (EggNog:ENOG503NVB8; COG:A), with protein MDYYRDSARSPGDRAWSGRDEPRIKEDRSDSFYRSRSPGNDRSRRRSRSPPAVDRYEPRSRGGREDYASGRDRGDRDDRRRMVSPPANIDRYVPGQEAAAPMPLANPIQDPLKLPYQVGFSYFGEWWRANEKIKEEKERLRTGRRREPERVRSAREAQEERDKEKAKIQVAYDAYKEDLQAKMAQNFVKLHKEEQWFRERYVPGIRDAFRQQLQEHRREAYAQWEQDLNNGVFDELSLEGIPKSESNGAGGVVEKEEGEATAASEVLGVGDLVPVSSDVRDDSLYQPTLLIKTIAPSVSRQNLEAFCKEYLGEGEGGFKWLSLSDPNPSKRFHRIGWIMLNPASEAPASEDGDTKDEDGDIEPPVMSTAEKALEAINGKTVKDEQRGDFICHVGVHNPPANPRKKALWDLFSAPERIHKDLELATDLIHKFESDFGSDFNASLHIEEHVEQLRANGQLQPAVAAAPVKKPKVERSLDADEAMDAEVEEGEEGAVDDGEDEDEGMVDDEVDDIDLLVAKKRLDLSIEYLRRTFNFCFFCVFESDSIHELTRKCPGGHLRRPRSTLSSTAKAVARASANGDPFPSKKRKEAEDVEEGEAPEAERKFKTSSKTEQQLQRAYNWVKTFEEKIKQILAPETVDLRKLGGKPVEDAVNDELGKYVKQEDEHKWRCRVPECTKLFKEEHFWKKHVEKRHPEWLDKLKEEFELVNAYVIDPAHIAPSRTDANSNGHFPPSGGQQPTGTPRGFNLQNYAMNNMLNFGTFPAMPLLNMMGGAGNMNAAGWQHGGGDDRGGGPIRRGGPQGGNRPQGRSHPYERRGGNRPYGGPEGAGGPPGGRGRGGSSNRWGDGGVTTTGPREAVQGRTLKSYEDLDQVSGGGGGELNY; from the exons ATGGATTACTATCGCGATTCGGCCCGCTCTCCGGGTGACCGCGCTTGGAGTGGCCGCGACGAACCGAGAATCAAGGAGGACAGATCAGACAGTTTCTACCGGAGCAGATCTCCAG GGAATGACCGCAGTCGCCGTCGGTCGAGATCCCCCCCTGCCGTTGATCGATACGAACCGAGAAGCCGCGGTGGCCGTGAGGACTATGCTAGTGGCAGAGATCGCGGTGACCGCGACGACCGCCGCCGAATGGTTTCTCCCCCTGCGAATATCGACCGTTATGTCCCAGGTCAAGAAGCGGCCGCGCCCATGCCACTTGCAAACCCAATTCAAGATCCTTTGAAGCTGCCCTACCAGGTGGGCTTTTCCTACTTTGGCGAATGGTGGAGAGCGAACGAGAAaatcaaggaggagaaggagcgaCTCAGAACTGGTCGTCGCCGGGAGCCAGAGCGCGTTCGGAGTGCCCGCGAAGCCCAGGAGGAGCGAGACAAGGAAAAGGCCAAGATTCAAGTTGCCTATGACGCCTACAAGGAAGATCTTCAGGCCAAGATGGCTCAGAATTTCGTTAAGCTGCACAAAGAGGAGCAGTGGTTCAGGGAGCGCTACGTCCCGGGAATCAGGGACGCCTTCCGCCAACAGTTGCAAGAGCACCGGCGTGAAGCATACGCTCAATGGGAGCAGGACCTCAACAATGGCGTCTTTGATGAGCTTTCGTTGGAGGGCATACCCAAGAGTGAGAGCAATGGTGCCGGTGGAGTTGTAGAaaaggaggaaggtgaagccACCGCTGCTAGCGAGGTTCTCGGTGTCGGTGACCTGGTGCCCGTCAGTAGCGATGTAAGAGACGACAGTCTTTACCAGCCAACCTTACTCATCAAGACCATTGCCCCCTCGGTTAGTCGTCAGAATCTGGAGGCGTTTTGCAAAGAGTATCtcggagaaggtgagggcgGGTTTAAGTGGTTGTCGCTGAgcgaccccaaccccagcaaacGCTTTCACCGTATTGGCTGGATTATGCTCAATCCCGCCTCCGAAGCGCCTGCGTCCGAGGATGGGGACACCAAAGATGAAGACGGGGACATTGAACCTCCCGTCATGTCAACTGCCGAGAAGGCCCTCGAAGCTATCAACGGCAAGACTGTCAAGGATGAGCAGCGAGGTGATTTCATCTGCCACGTTGGTGTGCACAACCCGCCGGCCAACCCAAGAAAGAAGGCCCTCTGGGATCTCTTCTCTGCTCCCGAGCGTATTCACAAGGACCTTGAGTTGGCCACAGATTTGATCCACAAGTTCGAAAGTGATTTCGGCTCTGATTTCAATGCCAGTCTCCATATTGAGGAGCATGTCGAACAGTTGCGGGCTAACGGGCAACTCCAACCTGCTgtcgctgctgctcccgtcAAAAAGCCAAAGGTAGAGCGATCTCTCGATGCCGATGAAGCTATGGACgcagaggttgaggagggagaggagggagcggtcgatgatggagaagatgaggatgaaggtATGGTGGACGATGAAGTTGACGATATCGACTTGCTAGTTGCAAAGAAGCGACTTGATCTCTCCATCGAATATCTTCGCCGCACCTTCaacttctgcttcttctgcgTGTTTGAAAGCGACTCTATCCATGAGTTGACGAGAAAGTGCCCCGGTGGCCATCTCCGTAGACCTCGCAGCACTCTCTCGTCCACTGCCAAAGCTGTTGCTCGAGCGAGCGCAAACGGCGACCCCTTCCCGTCCAAGAAGCGTAAGGAAGCGGAAGACGTcgaagagggcgaggctCCCGAAGCTGAGCGCAAGTTTAAGACATCCTCCAAGACGGAGCAACAGCTCCAACGCGCCTACAACTGGGTGAAGACCtttgaggagaagatcaagcagATCCTTGCACCGGAAACTGTCGATCTCAGAAAGCTCGGTGGCAAACCGGTTGAGGATGCTGTCAACGATGAGCTTGGAAAGTATGTCAAGCAGGAGGATGAGCACAAGTGGCGCTGCCGAGTGCCTGAGTGTACAAAGCTCTTCAAGGAGGAGCATTTTTGGAAGAAGCACGTGGAGAAGCGTCATCCGGAGTGGCTGGATAAGCTCAAGGAAGAG TTCGAACTGGTCAATGCCTACGTTATTGACCCTGCGCATATTGCGCCTTCTCGTACCGATGCCAACTCCAACGGGCACTTCCCTCCGTCCGGCGGCCAGCAGCCGACGGGCACTCCCCGCGGGTTCAATCTCCAGAACTACGCCATGAACAACATGCTCAACTTTGGGACCTTCCCAGCCATGCCTCTGCTCAACATGATGGGCGGTGCTGGCAACATGAATGCGGCTGGTTGGCAGCACGGAGGCGGCGATGATCGTGGTGGCGGTCCTATTCGACGGGGTGGCCCTCAGGGGGGCAACCGTCCTCAGGGCCGATCACACCCGTATGAACGCCGCGGTGGTAATCGACCCTATGGCGGTCCcgagggtgctggaggcCCACCAGGAGGTCGTGGTCGTGGAGGCTCAAGTAACCGATGGGGTGACGGCGGTGTTACTACCACTGGTCCGCGTGAGGCTGTCCAGGGGCGCACCCTCAAGAGCTACGAAGACCTGGATCAGGTgtccggtggtggcggtggggagcTCAACTACTGA
- the CCT4 gene encoding T-complex protein 1 subunit delta (COG:O; EggNog:ENOG503NW0D; BUSCO:EOG09261XNJ): protein MAAVAPAAAGPSNATFRDKEKPLAVRSANIVAARALADAVRTSLGPRGMDKMIRSGKGETIITNDGSTMLKSMAVMHPTAKMLVQLSNAQDVEAGDGTTSVVVICGSLLGAADRLLAKGIHPSVISESFQRAAAAAVKVLHEMSQPIALTDTSSLLQAANTSLSSKIVSQYSNLLGPMAVNAVTKTIDLKTADNVDLRNIRIIKKVGGTIEDSELVDGLVLTQPVIKSAGGPIRMEKAKIGLIQFQLSPPKPDMENTIQVNDYRQMDKIVKEERMYLLNMVKKIKKAKCNVLFIQKSILRDAVNDLSLHFLQRLGILVVKDIERDEVEFICKSTGCKPIADIDSFTEDKLGSADLVEEVQSSGSKMVKVTGCKSTGKTISVVVRGANALILDEAERSLHDALCVVRCLVKKKALIAGGGAAEIEIAAQLNKQARALTGTEAICWKAFADAMEVIPTTLAENAGLNSIKVVTALRHKHEMGEKNAGVSIKSGGVNSDISKENVLQPLLVSTSAIELAAETVKMILRIDDIALSR from the exons ATGGCTGCCGTAGCACCAGCCGCCGCTGGTCCCAGCAATGCCACCTTCAGG gacaaggagaagccgTTGGCCGTCCGTTCCGCCAACATCGTCGCCGCCAGAG CTCTTGCCGATGCCGTCCGGACATCGCTGGGCCCAAGGGGCATGGACAAGATGATCCGCAGCGGAAAGGGGgagaccatcatcaccaacgatGGCAGCACAATGTTGAAGAGCATGGCCGTCATGCATCCCACAGCCAAGATGCTTGTCCAACTTTCCAACGCCCAAGATGTCGAAGCCGGTGACGGAACCACCTCAGTCGTCGTTATCTGCGGCAGCTTGTTGGGCGCCGCCGACCGCCTTCTCGCCAAGGGCATCCACCCCTCCGTCATCTCAGAGTCTTTCCAAagagccgccgccgccgcggtcAAGGTCTTGCATGAGATGTCACAACCTATCGCCCTTACcgacacctcctccctccttcaaGCCGCCAACACCTCGCTGTCCTCCAAGATTGTGTCCCAGTACTCCAACCTACTCGGCCCAATGGCCGTCAACGCTGTTACCAAGACGATCGACCTTAAGACGGCAGATAACGTCGACCTGAGGAATATTCGCATTATCAAGAAGGTCGGCGGGACGATAGAAGACAGCGAGTTGGTGGACGGTTTGGTTCTCACACAGCCAGTGATCAAGAGCGCGGGAGGGCCCATAAggatggagaaggccaagatcgGTCTTATTCAGTTCCAGCTCAGCCCTCCTAAGCCTGAT ATGGAAAACACCATCCAGGTCAACGACTACAGACAAATGGACAAGATcgtcaaggaggagcgcatgtacctcctcaacatggtcaagaagatcaagaaggccaagtgCAACGTTCTCTTCATTCAAAAGTCTATCCTCCGCGACGCCGTCAAcgacctctccctccacttCCTTCAGCGcctcggcatcctcgtcgtcaaggACATTGAGCGTGACGAAGTCGAGTTCATCTGCAAGTCTACCGGCTGCAAGCCCATCGCCGACATTGACAGCTTCACTGAGGACAAGCTTGGCTCCGCTGaccttgttgaggaggttcaGTCCTCTGGCAGCAAGATGGTCAAGGTCACCGGCTGCAAGTCCACCGGCAAGACCATCTCAGTCGTCGTCCGCGGCGCCAACgctctcatcctcgacgaggctGAGCGCTCTCTCCACGATGCCCTCTGCGTCGTCCGCTGCCtcgtcaagaagaaggctctCATCGCCGGTGGCGGTGCCGCCGAAATTGAAATTGccgcccagctcaacaaGCAAGCACGTGCCTTGACCGGCACCGAGGCCATCTGCTGGAAGGCCTTTGCCGACGCTATGGAGGTTATTCCCACTACTCTTGCGGAAAACGCCGGGTTGAACAGCATCAAGGTTGTGACTGCCCTGCGCCACAAGCACGAGATGGGCGAGAAAAATGCTGGTGTCAGTATCAAGAGCGGGGGTGTCAACTCGGATATTTCAAAGGAGAATGTGCTGCAGCCATTGTTGGTGAGCACGAGCGCGATTGAGTTGGCGGCGGAGACGGTGAAGATGATTTTGCGGATTGATGATATCGCCTTGAGCAGGTAG
- the RPT1 gene encoding 26S proteasome regulatory subunit 7 (COG:O; EggNog:ENOG503NVNZ) — MPSATGANWEKYQKKFGDDEIEEKKITPLTDEDIQVLKTYGAAPYGSAIKKLGQQIKEKQQSVDDKIGVKESDTGLAPPHLWDIAADRQRMSEEQPLQVARCTKIIQDDKDEAKSKYVINVKQIAKFVVNLGERVSPTDIEEGMRVGVDRNKYQILLPLPPKIDASVTMMTVEEKPDVTYGDVGGCKEQVEKLREVVEMPLLSPERFGNLGIDPPKGALLYGPPGTGKTLCARAVANRTDATFIRVIGSELVQKYVGEGARMVRELFEMARTKKACIIFFDEIDAIGGARFDDGAGGDNEVQRTMLELITQLDGFDARGNIKVMFATNRPSTLDPALMRPGRIDRKIEFALPDLEGRANILRIHAKSMSVERDIRWELISRLCPNATGAELRSVCTEAGMFAIRARRKVATEKDFLDAVDKVIKGNHKFNSTAAYAQYN, encoded by the exons ATG CCTTCTGCCACAGGTGCCAACTGGGAAAAGTACCAAAAGAAATTCGGCGATGACGAGatagaagagaagaagatcaCGCCCCTCACCGATGA AGATATCCAGGTTCTCAAGACCTATGGTGCCGCGCCATATGGTtccgccatcaagaagctaGGGCAGCAAATaaaggagaagcagcagagCGTGGATGACAAGATTGGTGTCAAG GAATCAGATACCGGTCTCGCACCACCTCACCTTTGGGATATCGCCGCCGATCGTCAACGAATGTCCGAGGAGCAACCTCTTCAGGTAGCGAGATGCACCAAGATTATTCAGGACGACAAAGACGAGGCGAAGTCGAAATATGTCATCAACGTCAAGCAGATAGCAAAGTTTGTCGTGAATCTCGGCGAGCGCGTCAGTCCAACGGATATCGAAGAGGGAATGCGGGTTGGTGTCGACAGAAACAAGTACCAGATCCTTCTCCCACTGCCGCCCAAGATCGACGCCAGTGTCACCATGATGACGGTCGAAGAGAAGCCCGATGTTACATACGgcgatgttggtggttgcAAGGAGCAGGTGGAAAAGCTCCgcgaggttgtcgagatGCCCCTGCTTTCGCCCGAACGGTTCGGCAACTTGGGCATTGATCCCCCCAAGGGTGCCCTTCTTTACGGCCCTCCCGGTACCGGCAAGACCCTCTGCGCTCGTGCGGTAGCCAACCGAACAGACGCCACCTTCATCCGTGTGATTGGATCCGAGTTGGTTCAAAAGTacgttggtgagggtgccaGGATGGTGCGTGAGCTGTTTGAGATGGCGCGGACGAAGAAGGCCTGCATTATCTTCTTTGACGAGATTGACGCCATTGGTGGTGCTCGTTTTGATGACGGTGCGGGCGGTGACAATGAAGTCCAGAGAACCATGCTGGAGCTCATTACTCAACTGGACGGTTTCGACGCTAGAGGCAACATCAAAGTCATGTTTGCCACCAACAGACCTTCGACTCTTGACCCTGCTCTTATGAGACCGGGTCGTATCGACCGCAAGATTGAGTTTGCTCTTCCCGATCTCGAGGGCCGGGCCAACATTCTGAGGATTCACGCCAAGAGCATGTCGGTGGAGAGGGACATCAGATGGGAACTCATCTCGCGGTTGTGCCCCAATGCTACGGGTGCTGAGTTGCGCAGTGTGTGCACGGAGGCGGGCATGTTTGCTATCCgcgcgaggaggaaggtggcgACCGAGAAGGACTTCTTGGATGCGGTGGACAAGGTGATCAAGGGTAACCACAAGTTTAACTCTACTGCGGCTTATGCGCAGTATAACTAA
- a CDS encoding hypothetical protein (EggNog:ENOG503P71U): MSLPFAIFCRPAALPPHLLRLHQQQQACLMAKGNNNMPSIAQETTNTSSPSSVPCKKRRRDDDRDNSTQQFTFSHHHHNIYPDNYHHYHHGSSSSSSSNLSPLATTTRKMIPLSSKRQRMTSVDIELDPKRQHDITSKFHQKEEETLPAKPRPNLASKTSLLTPCHICSRKPTKKSDLDSFADCQGCGQRTCYVCIRECLGWSPPSQQPPPPLSLQTEPSFTMIDVDSTEEQQPPPPVESGGWTTKGGGAGHRKMVCSRCCVERGQDGDVVCLGCLPFVEG, encoded by the exons ATGAGCTTGCCATTTGCCATTTTCTGCCGCCCTGCCGCCCTGCCGCCacacctccttcgcctccaccagcaacagcaagcgTGTTTAATGGCCAAGGGGAACAACAACATGCCGTCCATCGCCCAagaaaccaccaacacctcgtccccctcctctgtcCCGTGCAAGAAGCGGAGACGAGACGACGATCGCGATAACAGCACCCAGCAATTCACATT ctcccaccaccaccacaacatctACCCAGACAActaccaccactaccaccatggcagcagcagcagcagcagcagcaacctaTCCCCCctggcaaccaccaccaggaaAATGATCCCCCTTTCTTCCAAACGCCAACGAATGACCTCAGTCGACATTGAACTTGACCCAAAAAGACAACACGATATCACCAGCAAGTTCcaccaaaaagaagaggaaacaCTCCCAGCAAAACCCCGACCAAACCTAGCCAGCAAAACCTCCCTCCTAACCCCCTGCCACATCTGCTCCCGCAAACCAACCAAGAAATCCGACCTGGACAGCTTCGCCGATTGTCAAGGATGTGGTCAGCGGACGTGCTACGTGTGCATAAGGGAGTGTCTTGGTTGGAGTCCACCGtcccagcaaccaccaccaccactatcATTACAGACAGAGCCGTCGTTTACAATGATTGATGTTGATTCTACTGAggagcaacaaccaccaccaccagtagAAAGTGGAGGCTGGACAacaaaagggggtggggcTGGGCACAGGAAGATGGTCTGCAGCAGGTGTTGCGTTGAAAGGGGCcaggatggggatgtggtttGTTTGGGGTGTTTACCATTTGTGGAGGGTTGA